Proteins encoded within one genomic window of Brockia lithotrophica:
- a CDS encoding glycosyltransferase family 4 protein, protein MRLVLFTDTFPPDVNGVSMTLGRWTEWLRERGVALKVFAPDPPKGDEPRDFVERFLSAPLFLYPPIRLGIPNPLRAQRSFREFRPDLCHIATPGTMGLFGRYLCRRFRVPMVASYHTHLDRYLAYYRLEALQGAYESLNVWFHAPMERVYVPSRETWERLEAMGIRRLELFPRGVDERLFHPPQDPEAARRLLRVRYGIDAPLLLLYVGRIAVEKDLDVLVNALAHVSPAVRRDLALLVVGDGPYRGEFERKVAQAGVPVRFAGFLRGADLREAYQGADLFVFPSSTETYGNVVQEAMAVGLPVLGVSAGGVAERVVHGETGWLVAPRDPEAFARGIELLARDEDLRRRLGRAGHTAVRPHTWDAVFSRLFASMQEVALRASGDPDRRPPWSDPRRETPNARERAPQEVG, encoded by the coding sequence ATGCGCCTCGTGCTCTTCACGGACACGTTCCCTCCGGACGTCAACGGCGTCTCCATGACGCTCGGCCGTTGGACGGAATGGCTCCGCGAGCGCGGTGTGGCGCTCAAGGTCTTCGCGCCCGATCCCCCGAAGGGCGACGAGCCGCGCGACTTCGTCGAACGCTTTTTGAGCGCGCCCCTCTTCCTCTACCCGCCGATTCGCCTGGGGATCCCCAATCCCTTGCGCGCGCAGCGGAGCTTTCGCGAGTTCCGCCCCGACTTGTGCCACATCGCCACGCCGGGGACGATGGGCCTCTTCGGCCGATACCTCTGCCGCCGCTTTCGCGTCCCCATGGTGGCGTCCTACCACACGCACCTCGACCGCTACCTCGCCTACTACCGCTTGGAAGCCTTGCAAGGGGCGTACGAATCGCTGAACGTCTGGTTCCACGCGCCCATGGAGCGGGTGTACGTCCCGAGCCGCGAGACGTGGGAGCGTTTAGAGGCGATGGGGATTCGCCGCCTCGAACTCTTCCCTCGGGGGGTGGATGAGCGCCTCTTCCACCCACCCCAAGACCCGGAAGCCGCCCGCAGGCTCCTGCGGGTGCGGTACGGAATCGACGCCCCGCTCCTCCTCCTCTACGTGGGGCGGATCGCCGTGGAAAAGGACCTCGACGTCCTCGTAAACGCCCTCGCCCACGTCTCTCCCGCAGTTCGCCGGGACTTGGCCCTCCTCGTGGTCGGTGACGGCCCTTACCGCGGCGAGTTCGAGCGGAAGGTCGCGCAGGCGGGGGTGCCTGTGCGCTTTGCCGGCTTCCTCCGCGGGGCGGACCTGCGTGAAGCGTACCAAGGGGCGGACCTTTTCGTCTTTCCGTCGAGCACGGAGACGTACGGAAACGTAGTCCAAGAGGCGATGGCCGTGGGGCTTCCCGTCCTTGGCGTTTCCGCCGGGGGCGTCGCCGAGCGCGTCGTCCACGGAGAGACCGGCTGGCTCGTAGCGCCCCGCGATCCGGAAGCCTTCGCCCGGGGGATCGAGCTTTTGGCCCGGGACGAGGACTTGCGCCGACGCCTCGGGCGTGCGGGGCACACGGCGGTCCGACCGCACACGTGGGACGCGGTATTTTCTCGCCTCTTTGCGTCGATGCAGGAGGTGGCGCTTCGCGCCTCCGGAGACCCGGACCGCCGTCCGCCGTGGTCGGATCCGAGGCGGGAGACTCCCAACGCCCGGGAACGCGCTCCCCAAGAGGTGGGGTAA
- the thiE gene encoding thiamine phosphate synthase, with protein MKGGELRDALSVYFLFGTQDTSWPPEALLEAAVRGGVTAYQFREKGPGALEGEDRLRLARKLRGLARRLGILFFVDDDVDLALAVEADGVHVGEEDLSVAEVRQRVGGKLLVGASCATVVCALRAREAGADYLGVGPVFPTPIKAEKRPVGLEIFGEMRRAGVELPLVAIGGIDANNAHLPVQAGADGVAFIRAVARARDPEGAARAIAEAVRRGRAKFTQG; from the coding sequence ATGAAGGGCGGGGAGCTCCGAGACGCCCTTTCCGTGTACTTCCTCTTCGGCACGCAGGACACTTCCTGGCCGCCGGAAGCGCTCCTCGAGGCGGCCGTGCGCGGTGGCGTGACGGCGTATCAGTTCCGGGAAAAGGGCCCCGGGGCCTTAGAAGGCGAAGACCGCCTTCGGCTCGCCCGGAAGTTGCGCGGGCTCGCCCGGCGCCTAGGGATCCTCTTCTTCGTCGACGACGACGTGGACCTCGCCCTTGCCGTCGAGGCGGACGGGGTGCACGTTGGCGAGGAGGACCTTTCCGTCGCCGAGGTGCGGCAACGGGTGGGAGGCAAGCTCCTCGTGGGGGCGTCGTGCGCGACCGTGGTCTGCGCCCTCCGCGCGCGCGAGGCCGGCGCGGACTACCTCGGAGTCGGCCCCGTGTTTCCCACGCCGATCAAGGCGGAAAAGCGACCCGTGGGGTTGGAAATCTTCGGCGAGATGCGGCGTGCGGGGGTCGAACTCCCCCTCGTGGCGATCGGGGGGATCGACGCGAACAACGCCCACCTCCCCGTTCAGGCCGGGGCGGACGGCGTGGCCTTCATCCGCGCGGTCGCCCGAGCCCGCGACCCCGAAGGGGCCGCCCGGGCGATCGCCGAGGCCGTGCGCCGCGGGCGCGCGAAGTTTACGCAAGGTTAA
- the thiD gene encoding bifunctional hydroxymethylpyrimidine kinase/phosphomethylpyrimidine kinase, translating to MQGGVPVPRALTIAGSDSGGGAGIQADLKTFHALEVFGMSAITAVTAQNTREVRGIYPLPPEAVAAQIDAVVEDIGVDAAKTGMLFSREIVEVVADRVRAHEIRKLVVDPVMRAKSGASLLAPEAEKALREHLFPLALLVTPNLPEVEALLGEAPRTRAEKKGAACRLLAYGPKAVLVKGGHAPVDEEGNPVSPDARGRKYVEDVLATEEGVVVFRKDYWLTPHTHGTGCTFSAAVTAALAQGAELVEAVALGEAFIDAAIRHAFPLGKGHGPTNHWAFASLRFDGADLAVERWEEACGR from the coding sequence ATGCAGGGAGGAGTTCCCGTTCCCCGGGCGCTCACGATCGCCGGGTCGGACTCCGGCGGCGGAGCGGGCATTCAGGCGGATCTCAAGACCTTTCACGCGCTCGAGGTTTTCGGAATGAGCGCGATCACGGCAGTCACGGCGCAAAACACGCGCGAGGTGCGCGGGATCTATCCGCTTCCGCCGGAGGCGGTGGCGGCGCAGATCGACGCCGTGGTCGAAGACATTGGGGTCGACGCGGCGAAGACGGGGATGCTCTTTTCCCGGGAGATCGTCGAGGTCGTGGCGGACCGCGTGCGCGCCCACGAAATCCGCAAGCTCGTCGTCGACCCCGTGATGCGCGCGAAGAGCGGGGCATCCCTCCTCGCGCCGGAGGCAGAGAAGGCCTTGCGCGAGCACCTCTTTCCCCTCGCCTTGCTCGTCACGCCCAACTTGCCGGAAGTCGAGGCCCTCCTCGGAGAGGCGCCGCGGACGCGGGCGGAAAAGAAGGGGGCGGCCTGCCGCCTCCTCGCATACGGGCCCAAGGCCGTGCTCGTAAAGGGTGGGCACGCCCCCGTCGACGAAGAGGGGAACCCCGTGTCTCCCGACGCCCGCGGGCGCAAGTACGTCGAGGACGTCCTCGCCACGGAAGAGGGGGTCGTCGTGTTCCGCAAGGACTACTGGTTGACCCCGCACACGCATGGGACGGGGTGTACGTTTTCTGCGGCGGTGACCGCCGCCCTCGCCCAGGGTGCGGAGCTCGTCGAGGCCGTGGCCCTCGGTGAGGCGTTCATCGACGCCGCGATTCGCCACGCCTTTCCCCTGGGGAAGGGGCACGGCCCCACGAACCACTGGGCGTTTGCGAGCCTCCGCTTCGACGGTGCGGACCTCGCCGTCGAACGCTGGGAAGAGGCGTGCGGGCGATGA
- the thiM gene encoding hydroxyethylthiazole kinase has product MEETRAGGSPSPASPEAHTLLAAAANLLAAVRARRPLVHAMTNDVVKGRTADGLLALGASPIMAEAPEEVEEVATKADALLLNLGTLSSELGASMLRAGRAARAAQRPVVLDPVGAGFTELRNRTAAELVRELRPDVVRGNAAEIAFLAGLSLPQKGVDAGEAPREVVAQAALTLARETGGVVLATGAWDVLADAVGRTAYVGGGDVLLTRFTGSGCLLGAVVAAFAAVGEDAFVAAFAAALTTKVAGELARIRLGAGERPATFATYFLDALAEVEGADLLRFGKVELSAREA; this is encoded by the coding sequence ATGGAAGAAACCCGTGCCGGGGGGTCCCCAAGCCCCGCGTCGCCCGAAGCCCATACCCTCCTTGCGGCTGCCGCAAACCTCCTCGCCGCCGTGCGGGCGCGCCGCCCGCTCGTCCACGCGATGACGAACGACGTGGTCAAGGGGCGAACGGCGGACGGGCTTCTCGCCCTCGGGGCCTCGCCCATCATGGCCGAGGCACCGGAGGAGGTGGAGGAGGTGGCCACGAAGGCCGACGCCCTCCTCTTGAACCTGGGGACCCTATCGTCCGAACTCGGGGCTTCCATGCTTCGCGCCGGTCGCGCCGCCCGCGCCGCCCAACGGCCTGTCGTCCTCGATCCCGTAGGCGCGGGCTTTACGGAGCTCCGCAACCGGACGGCGGCAGAACTCGTGCGCGAACTCCGCCCGGATGTCGTCCGGGGGAACGCCGCGGAGATCGCCTTTCTCGCAGGGCTCTCTCTCCCACAAAAGGGGGTGGACGCCGGCGAGGCGCCGAGGGAGGTCGTCGCCCAGGCGGCCCTCACCCTGGCCCGCGAGACGGGAGGCGTCGTCCTGGCCACGGGAGCGTGGGACGTGCTCGCCGACGCGGTCGGCCGAACCGCGTACGTCGGCGGTGGGGACGTCCTCCTCACGCGCTTTACGGGAAGCGGGTGCCTGCTCGGAGCCGTGGTCGCCGCTTTTGCCGCGGTGGGAGAGGACGCGTTTGTCGCCGCGTTTGCGGCAGCGCTCACGACAAAGGTGGCCGGGGAGTTGGCCCGCATCCGCCTCGGCGCGGGGGAGAGGCCGGCGACGTTTGCGACGTACTTTTTGGACGCGCTCGCGGAGGTGGAGGGGGCTGACCTCTTGCGGTTCGGAAAGGTGGAGCTCTCCGCCCGAGAGGCGTGA
- a CDS encoding RNase H family protein — MGGRGSGMSVALYGDGACSGNPGPGGYGAVLVFPDGRVEEVSGFSPSTTNNRMELMAIIEGLRRLRERAEEDLRSGRLRVRLFLDSAYVANALKNHWPWEWRSQGYRTNSGSPVKNVDLWEQLLELLEGIPWEVAHVPGHTGVWGNERADTLAREAIRRGLKGRTDASGAISRDSAADKPHGENSDPPEGKGLTRAADGGGERAVPSASFAVIGGSSTFSLRFPAALNRPEVRVLEEGLVFPTPFGESPPFTLFEVGGKRVLTVRMHGWRPPHVSRADASRQVFWVFREAGVRRIFAEGGVGSLSRLLELRDFVIPDDYIDMTMRKDVSLGLPYLLIMREPICLVGAEILARAAEARVRGTGRRVFRRGVYVATDGRHFESRSEVQAFRQMGGDVVGQSLVPEVYLAREIGACYAGIHLVTNYAEGVVRDWEHDELKDIFYGEAELVGHILIDALLAAPPGGEGCRCPTYRKPTLLRDEPPAAFSEAP, encoded by the coding sequence GTGGGCGGAAGGGGATCGGGCATGAGCGTAGCCCTTTACGGGGACGGGGCGTGTTCGGGGAACCCGGGACCCGGCGGGTACGGCGCGGTCCTCGTCTTTCCCGACGGCCGCGTAGAGGAAGTGTCGGGTTTTTCGCCTTCGACGACGAACAACCGGATGGAGCTTATGGCCATAATTGAAGGTCTCCGCCGCCTGCGCGAACGTGCGGAGGAAGACTTGCGTTCAGGACGCCTTCGCGTCCGCCTGTTCTTGGACAGCGCCTACGTGGCAAACGCCCTGAAAAACCACTGGCCCTGGGAGTGGCGGTCGCAAGGGTACCGCACGAATTCGGGTTCGCCGGTCAAGAACGTCGACCTCTGGGAACAACTGCTCGAGCTGCTCGAGGGAATCCCCTGGGAAGTCGCCCACGTGCCGGGCCATACCGGCGTTTGGGGAAACGAGCGCGCCGATACGTTGGCCCGGGAGGCGATTCGCCGCGGCCTCAAAGGAAGGACGGACGCGTCCGGGGCTATCTCCCGCGATTCTGCGGCGGACAAGCCCCACGGAGAGAACTCCGATCCGCCCGAGGGGAAGGGACTTACCCGCGCCGCGGATGGCGGCGGGGAGAGGGCCGTACCCTCGGCCTCCTTTGCCGTCATCGGCGGTTCAAGCACGTTTTCCCTTCGCTTCCCCGCGGCGCTCAACCGTCCGGAGGTCCGGGTGCTCGAAGAGGGGCTCGTCTTTCCTACACCCTTTGGCGAAAGCCCCCCGTTCACCCTCTTTGAAGTAGGGGGGAAGCGGGTGCTCACCGTGCGCATGCACGGGTGGCGGCCCCCCCACGTCAGCCGCGCCGACGCCTCGCGTCAGGTGTTCTGGGTCTTCCGCGAGGCGGGAGTTCGGCGGATCTTCGCCGAGGGGGGCGTCGGAAGTTTGAGCCGTCTCCTCGAACTTCGCGACTTCGTGATTCCCGACGACTACATCGACATGACGATGCGAAAGGACGTTTCCTTGGGGCTTCCGTACCTCCTCATCATGCGCGAACCCATCTGCCTCGTGGGCGCGGAAATCCTCGCCCGTGCCGCGGAGGCTCGGGTGCGCGGAACGGGGCGCCGCGTGTTTCGCCGCGGCGTCTACGTGGCCACGGACGGGCGGCATTTCGAAAGCCGGAGCGAGGTGCAGGCGTTTCGCCAGATGGGCGGCGACGTCGTCGGCCAGAGCCTCGTACCCGAGGTGTATCTCGCCCGAGAAATCGGCGCCTGCTACGCGGGGATCCACCTCGTGACGAACTACGCCGAGGGCGTGGTTCGCGACTGGGAGCACGACGAGCTCAAAGACATCTTTTACGGCGAGGCGGAGCTCGTGGGCCATATCCTCATCGACGCCTTGTTGGCCGCTCCTCCGGGAGGAGAAGGGTGCCGTTGCCCGACGTACCGAAAGCCCACCCTCCTTCGCGACGAACCGCCTGCGGCCTTTTCCGAAGCTCCTTAA